Proteins co-encoded in one Spirosoma endbachense genomic window:
- a CDS encoding WapI family immunity protein, with translation MKFISSSGSFEFSILGYGNKTTNWRERNNLRCRVSTIWRQQHDSQATPLQTWEVRRLLSGLRSLWNKAVNHVALTFCEPGLSVEATALPGDNYKLQIQLDHALTPAWHAYPDFPLEMDMLLNRKQLDEAIQDLSGQLASYPER, from the coding sequence ATGAAATTTATCTCCTCCTCTGGCTCGTTCGAATTCTCGATATTAGGCTACGGTAATAAAACAACGAATTGGCGCGAACGGAATAATTTACGTTGTCGGGTATCAACGATCTGGCGGCAACAACACGATTCGCAGGCTACTCCACTCCAAACCTGGGAAGTTAGGCGGTTGTTAAGTGGCCTTCGTTCACTCTGGAATAAAGCCGTTAATCATGTTGCCTTAACATTCTGCGAGCCCGGTCTAAGCGTTGAAGCTACTGCACTACCTGGCGATAACTATAAGCTACAGATTCAATTGGACCATGCGTTAACACCTGCATGGCATGCCTATCCTGACTTTCCGTTGGAAATGGATATGCTTCTGAATCGCAAACAATTAGACGAAGCTATTCAGGACTTGTCTGGCCAACTAGCCAGCTATCCCGAGCGGTAA